GATTGATTAAAGTACTTCTGGAGCAAGTGATACGATCTTCATGAAACCACCGTCACGCAATTCACGTGCAACTGGGCCAAAGATACGAGTACCGCGAGGAGTTTTGTCGTCACGGATGATCACTGCTGCATTTTCGTCGAACTTGATGTATGAACCATCTTTACGACGAGCACCTGATTTAGTACGAACGATAACAGCTTTTACAACGTCACCTTTCTTAACCGCACCACCAGGAGTAGCTTGTTTTACAGATGCAACGATTACATCACCGATGCTCGCGAATTTACGTTTTGAACCACCAAGAACTTTGATTGTCAAGATTTCGCGTGCGCCACTGTTGTCAGCGACTTTCAAACGAGTTTCTGTTTGAATCATTTACGTTTTCTCCTTTCAGGTATGATTAGATGATGACCGCTTCTTCAACGACTTCTACCAGACGGAAGCGTTTTGTAGCTGAAAGCGGACGAGTTTCCATGATACGAACGATATCGCCTTCTTTAGCAACATTGTTTTCATCATGAGCTTTGTATTTTTTAGAATAGTTGATACGTTTACCATAGACTGGGTGGTTACGTTTAGTTTCAACTACAACTGTGATTGTTTTGTCCATTTTGTCAGACACAACGCGTCCAACAAGAACTTTACGATTATTGCGTTCCATTGAAATTCTCCTTCCCTAGTCTATTATTTAGCTTCTGATTGAACAGTTTTGATACGAGCGATTTGTTTTTTCACTTCTTTCAAACGTCCAGTTTGTTCCAACTGACCAGCAGCTGCTTGGAAACGAAGTTCAAACAATTCTTTTTTCAATTCATTTTCACGCTTCGCGAGTTCTTCTTGAGAAAGACCACGAAGTTCTTTAACAAATTCTTTTACTTCTGTAAGTTTCATGACCTCTCCTTATTCTGCTTCACGTTTCACAAATTTAGTTTTAACTGGCAATTTGTGGCTAGCAAGACGAAGTGCTTCGCGTGCGATCTCTTCAGATACACCAGCGATTTCGAACATTACTTTACCACGTTTAACTGGTGCTACCCAACCTTCAGGAGCCCCTTTACCAGATCCCATACGTACCCCGATAGCTTTAGCGGTGTATGATTTGTGTGGGAAAATCTTAATCCAAACTTTACCACCACGTTTCATGTAACGAGTCATGGCGATACGAGCAGCTTCGATTTGACGGTTTGTGATCCAGTGGCTAGTTGTAGCTTGAAGACCGTATTCACCGAATGCTACTTCTTTTCCACCTTTTGCTTCACCGCGCATTTTACCACGGAATTCGCGACGGTGTTTTACACGTTTAGGTACTAACATTGGTTATTTACCTCCTTTAGCGTCTTTACGAGCTGGAAGAACTTCACCACGGTAGATCCATACTTTAACACCAAGTTTACCGTAAGTAGTGTCTGCTTCTTCCCAAGCGTAATCGATATCAGCGCGAAGTGTGTGAAGTGGAACAGTTCCTTCAGAGTATCCTTCTGCACGGGCAATATCTGCACCGTTCAAACGACCTGATACTTGAGTTTTGATTCCTTTAGCTCCAGCACGCATAGCACGTTGGATCGCTTGTTTTTGTGCACGACGGAAAGCAACACGTTGTTCCAATTGACGAGCGATTCCTTCACCAACAAGGTGAGCATCCAAGTCAGGACGTTTGATCTCAATGATGTTGATGTGTACTTGTTTACCAGTCAATTTGTTAAGAGCTGCACGAAGTGCATCAACGTTTGCTCCACCTTTACCGATAACCATACCTGGTTTAGCAGTGTGAAGAGAAACGTTAACTTTGTTTACTGCGCGTTCGATTTCAATAGTTGAAACGGCTGCGTCAGCCAATTCTTTTTGAATGAATTTACGGATTGCAAGATCTTCATGAAGGTAATCCGCGTATTCTTTTTCAGCATACCATTTGGCATCCCAATCACGGATGATACCAACACGCATACCAATTGGATGTACTTTTTGACCCACGAGTTTACCTCCTTATTTTTCTGCAACAGCTACTGTGATGTGAGCTGTACGTTTGTTGATTGGTGAAGCTGAACCTTTCGCACGTGGACGGAAACGTTTCATTGTTGGTCCTTCGTTTGCGAATGCTTCAGATACTACCAAGTTAGCTTTTTCCAAACCAAAGTTGTTTTCAGCGTTTGCTACTGCTGAGTTCAACACTTTAAGGATGATCCCTGCAGCTTTGTTTGGTGTGAATGTCAAAATAGCGATGGCATCGGCTACGCTTTTACCACGGATGTTGTCAAGAACAAGACGTGATTTACGAGGTGAAACACGCACTGTACGAGCCATTGCTTTAGCTGAAGTAATTTCTGCCATTTATGTTCTCCTTATTTTCTACGTGTCTTCTTGTCGTCTGCCGCGTGACCTTTGTAAGTACGAGTTGGTGCAAATTCACCAAGCTTGTGACCTACCATGTCTTCTTGGATGTAAACAGGTACATGTTTACGTCCATCATAAACTGCGATAGTGTATCCGATGAAACTTGGGAAGATCGTTGAACGACGTGACCAAGTTTTAATTACTTTTTTCTTTTCGTCGTTTGCTTGAGCTTCAACTTTTTTCATCAAATGCTCATCGACGAAAGGTCCTTTTTTAAGACTACGTCCCATTTTGTAATTTTCTCCTTTAAAATTTAGTACCACAGCGGCTTGCGCTGCTAGGCAGCGCTACCGAGCTGGCGGAAAGTGTAAGCTAGTTGCTTATGATTATTTTTGGTTGCGACGACGAACGATAAGTTTGTCTGATTTCGCTTTCTTGTTACGAGTTTTAAGACCAAGCGCAGGTTTACCCCAAGGAGTAGATGGCGCTTTACGTCCAACTGGTGCTTTACCTTCACCACCACCGTGTGGGTGATCATTCGGGTTCATTACAGAACCACGAACTGTAGGGCGAACACCTTTCCAGCGGTTACGTCCCGCTTTACCAAGGTTTACAAGTCCATGTTGTTCGTTTCCGACAACACCAACTGTAGCACGGCAAGTTCCAAGAATCATACGAACTTCGCCTGATTGAAGACGAACAAGTACATATTTACCTTCAGAACCCAATACTTGAGCAGAAGCTCCAGCAGCACGTACCAATTCTCCACCTTTACCAGGTTTCAATTCGATGTTGTGGATCAAAGTACCAACTGGGATGTTAGCAAGTGGAAGAGCATTTCCGACTTTGATATCTGCTTCTGGTCCTGATACGATGCGTTGACCTACTTCAAGACCTTTAGGGGCGATGATGTAAGCTTTCACACCGTCAGTGTAGTGTACAAGCGCGATGTTAGCTGAGCGGTTTGGATCGTATTCGATCGTTTTAACGACTGCTTCAACTCCATCTTTATTACGTTTGAAATCGATCAAACGGTAATGACGTTTGTGTCCACCACCTTGGTGACGAACAGTGATACGACCGTTGTTGTTACGACCTGCTTTGTTTTTAAGAGAAACAAGCAAAGTTTTCTCAGGTGTGTTTGTTGTGATTTCAGCGAAATCCAAAGAAGTCATATTACGGCGACCGTTTGTTGTTGGTTTATAAACACGAATTCCCACGATATTTCCTCCTTAGATTATTCAGCTTCAGTAGCAAACAACTCGATTGCTTTAGAATCAGCTGCAAGCGTGATGATAGCTTTTTTAGTTTTTGAAGTAAAACCAGTGTAACGTCCAACGCGTTTTGCTTTAGGTTTTACATTTACAGTGTTCACATTCGCAACTTTTACACCTTCAAACGCAGCTTCAACAGCTTGTTTGATCAAAAGTTTGTGAGCGCGAGTGTCAACTTCGAATACATATTTGCCTGCTTCAAGTTGAGCCATTGACTTTTCAGTGATAACAGGTTTTTTGATAACATCATACAAATTCATTATGCAAGAACCTCCTCGATTTTAGAGATAGCTGCTTGAGTAACAAGAAGTTTGTCACTATTTGCGATGTCAAGAACACTTGCAGTTGTAGCAGTCGCAACTTTCACGTTTGGAAGGTTACGAGCTGAAAGAGCTGCGAATTCATTTCCTTCTTCAAGAATAACAAGGACTTTAGAATCGATGCTCAAAGCTGCAAGAACTTTTGCAAATTCAGCAGTTTTTGGAGCTGTAAATTCAAGAGAATCAACGGCTACAAATTTGTTTTCAGCAACTTTTTCTGAGTAAACAGATTTAAGTGCAAGGCGACGAACTTTTTGAGGAAGTTTGTACGCATAGTTACGTGGAGTTGGTCCGAAGACGATTCCACCACCACGCCATTGTGGAGAGCGGATAGAACCTTGACGCGCACGTCCAGTTCCTTTTTGACGCCATGGTTTGCGTCCGCCACCTGAAACGGCTGAACGGTTTTTAACTGCGTGAGTTCCTTGACGAAGGCTAGCACGTTGGCTGATGATCACATCAAATACAACTGCTTGGTTTGGTTCGATACCAAAGATCGCATCGTTAAGAACAACTTCGCCCGCTTGTTTACCAGTTTGGTCGAATAATGTTACATTTGCCATTTTGACTGTATTCCCCTTTCCTTATTATTTACCAGCCTTAACTGCTGACTTGATAGTGATAAGAGATTTCTTAGCACCTGGTACGTTACCTTTGATAAGGATAACGTTCTTTTCTGGAACAACTTGTACAACTTCAAGGTTTTGAATTGTTACACGATCGCCACCCATGCGTCCTGCAAGGTTTTTACCTTTGAATACGCGGTTAGGTGCAACAGGTCCCATAGAACCTGGACGACGGTGGTAACGAGAACCGTGAGCCATTGGTCCACGTGATTGTCCGTGGCGTTTGATAACACCTTGGAAACCTTTACCTTTAGAAGTACCAGTTACATCAACAATGTCTCCAGCTTCGAAAGTGTCAACTGTGATTTCAGCACCAACTTCCAAGCCTTCAACGTTTT
The DNA window shown above is from Streptococcus sp. S1 and carries:
- the rplN gene encoding 50S ribosomal protein L14, translated to MIQTETRLKVADNSGAREILTIKVLGGSKRKFASIGDVIVASVKQATPGGAVKKGDVVKAVIVRTKSGARRKDGSYIKFDENAAVIIRDDKTPRGTRIFGPVARELRDGGFMKIVSLAPEVL
- the rpsQ gene encoding 30S ribosomal protein S17, with the translated sequence MERNNRKVLVGRVVSDKMDKTITVVVETKRNHPVYGKRINYSKKYKAHDENNVAKEGDIVRIMETRPLSATKRFRLVEVVEEAVII
- the rpmC gene encoding 50S ribosomal protein L29, translating into MKLTEVKEFVKELRGLSQEELAKRENELKKELFELRFQAAAGQLEQTGRLKEVKKQIARIKTVQSEAK
- the rplP gene encoding 50S ribosomal protein L16, whose product is MLVPKRVKHRREFRGKMRGEAKGGKEVAFGEYGLQATTSHWITNRQIEAARIAMTRYMKRGGKVWIKIFPHKSYTAKAIGVRMGSGKGAPEGWVAPVKRGKVMFEIAGVSEEIAREALRLASHKLPVKTKFVKREAE
- the rpsC gene encoding 30S ribosomal protein S3, producing the protein MGQKVHPIGMRVGIIRDWDAKWYAEKEYADYLHEDLAIRKFIQKELADAAVSTIEIERAVNKVNVSLHTAKPGMVIGKGGANVDALRAALNKLTGKQVHINIIEIKRPDLDAHLVGEGIARQLEQRVAFRRAQKQAIQRAMRAGAKGIKTQVSGRLNGADIARAEGYSEGTVPLHTLRADIDYAWEEADTTYGKLGVKVWIYRGEVLPARKDAKGGK
- the rplV gene encoding 50S ribosomal protein L22, whose amino-acid sequence is MAEITSAKAMARTVRVSPRKSRLVLDNIRGKSVADAIAILTFTPNKAAGIILKVLNSAVANAENNFGLEKANLVVSEAFANEGPTMKRFRPRAKGSASPINKRTAHITVAVAEK
- the rpsS gene encoding 30S ribosomal protein S19, with product MGRSLKKGPFVDEHLMKKVEAQANDEKKKVIKTWSRRSTIFPSFIGYTIAVYDGRKHVPVYIQEDMVGHKLGEFAPTRTYKGHAADDKKTRRK
- the rplB gene encoding 50S ribosomal protein L2, with the translated sequence MGIRVYKPTTNGRRNMTSLDFAEITTNTPEKTLLVSLKNKAGRNNNGRITVRHQGGGHKRHYRLIDFKRNKDGVEAVVKTIEYDPNRSANIALVHYTDGVKAYIIAPKGLEVGQRIVSGPEADIKVGNALPLANIPVGTLIHNIELKPGKGGELVRAAGASAQVLGSEGKYVLVRLQSGEVRMILGTCRATVGVVGNEQHGLVNLGKAGRNRWKGVRPTVRGSVMNPNDHPHGGGEGKAPVGRKAPSTPWGKPALGLKTRNKKAKSDKLIVRRRNQK
- a CDS encoding 50S ribosomal protein L23, which codes for MNLYDVIKKPVITEKSMAQLEAGKYVFEVDTRAHKLLIKQAVEAAFEGVKVANVNTVNVKPKAKRVGRYTGFTSKTKKAIITLAADSKAIELFATEAE
- the rplD gene encoding 50S ribosomal protein L4, with the translated sequence MANVTLFDQTGKQAGEVVLNDAIFGIEPNQAVVFDVIISQRASLRQGTHAVKNRSAVSGGGRKPWRQKGTGRARQGSIRSPQWRGGGIVFGPTPRNYAYKLPQKVRRLALKSVYSEKVAENKFVAVDSLEFTAPKTAEFAKVLAALSIDSKVLVILEEGNEFAALSARNLPNVKVATATTASVLDIANSDKLLVTQAAISKIEEVLA
- the rplC gene encoding 50S ribosomal protein L3; this encodes MTKGILGKKVGMTQIFTEAGELIPVTVIEATPNVVLQVKTVETDGYNAIQVGFDDKREVLSNKPAKGHVAKANTAPKRFIREFKNVEGLEVGAEITVDTFEAGDIVDVTGTSKGKGFQGVIKRHGQSRGPMAHGSRYHRRPGSMGPVAPNRVFKGKNLAGRMGGDRVTIQNLEVVQVVPEKNVILIKGNVPGAKKSLITIKSAVKAGK